The Syntrophus gentianae genome includes a region encoding these proteins:
- the argJ gene encoding bifunctional glutamate N-acetyltransferase/amino-acid acetyltransferase ArgJ, with the protein MNVDEYIVPGFLANGISAGIKEQGRKDLALIFSEVPARTAGVFTTNCFKAAPVLVDMERISSGMAQAIVTNSGNANAATGAKGYQDALAMSRAAAMGLNISEELVMVASTGVIGHPLPVERIEKGMGPLVGGLRREGIPDAEAAMMTTDRFPKMSCRKARIGSRDVTLCGIAKGAGMIQPNMATMLAYLMTDADIDSAALRTVFSEGIAQSFNAISVDGCMSTNDTALILANGRAGNRQIRRRSREYAPFREMLFAVLDDLCRGMVRDGEGATKLIELVVDGARTEGEARRVAYAVANSNLVKTAFYGGDPNWGRIISAAGSIGIPLPVNAVRLVFEEVCLFEAGQGTAFPADRVAAIMAQETIRVRLELGMGNKGFRIYASDLPFEYVKINAHYHT; encoded by the coding sequence GTGAATGTTGACGAATATATTGTCCCCGGTTTTCTGGCCAACGGAATATCCGCAGGGATCAAGGAACAGGGGCGGAAAGACCTTGCCCTGATTTTTTCAGAAGTTCCAGCCAGAACGGCAGGCGTCTTTACGACCAACTGTTTCAAGGCGGCCCCTGTTCTGGTGGATATGGAGCGGATATCATCCGGAATGGCCCAGGCCATCGTGACCAACAGCGGCAATGCCAATGCCGCGACGGGAGCGAAGGGATACCAGGATGCCTTGGCCATGTCCCGGGCCGCCGCGATGGGGCTGAATATTTCCGAGGAGCTGGTGATGGTGGCTTCCACGGGTGTCATCGGTCATCCCCTGCCTGTGGAGAGAATAGAAAAGGGAATGGGACCCCTTGTGGGCGGTCTGCGTAGAGAAGGGATTCCCGATGCCGAGGCGGCAATGATGACGACGGACCGTTTTCCCAAGATGTCCTGCCGGAAGGCACGAATCGGTTCCCGGGATGTGACCCTCTGCGGCATTGCCAAGGGGGCGGGAATGATCCAGCCGAATATGGCCACCATGCTGGCCTATCTGATGACGGATGCCGATATTGACAGCGCTGCGCTTCGGACGGTTTTTTCGGAAGGAATTGCGCAGAGCTTCAATGCCATCTCCGTGGATGGCTGTATGAGCACCAATGATACGGCCCTGATCCTTGCCAATGGCAGGGCCGGGAATCGGCAGATTCGTCGCCGTTCACGTGAGTATGCCCCTTTTCGGGAGATGCTCTTTGCCGTCCTGGATGACCTCTGCCGGGGGATGGTGCGCGACGGTGAGGGGGCAACAAAGCTGATCGAACTGGTGGTTGACGGTGCGCGGACCGAGGGGGAGGCCCGTCGAGTGGCCTACGCCGTGGCCAATTCCAACCTGGTTAAAACCGCCTTTTACGGGGGCGATCCTAACTGGGGACGGATCATTTCCGCGGCCGGATCTATCGGCATACCCCTTCCCGTGAATGCGGTGCGGCTTGTCTTTGAGGAGGTTTGCCTTTTCGAAGCAGGGCAGGGGACAGCGTTTCCAGCCGATCGTGTGGCAGCCATCATGGCCCAGGAGACGATACGGGTCCGCCTTGAACTCGGGATGGGAAACAAGGGCTTCCGGATCTATGCCTCCGATCTTCCCTTTGAATACGTAAAAATCAACGCCCATTATCATACCTGA
- a CDS encoding NADH:flavin oxidoreductase, which translates to MKKLFETSQIGGMNLANRFVRSATWEGLATAEGGVTPRLIERMTRLARGGVGLIISSHTYVRPEGQATPWQLGIYKDELIPGLSEMAGAVHKNRGRIVLQLAHAGAFAAESVIDRLPLAVSNYEGLADSPRKQISRQDIEELVGAFADGARRAKAAGFDGVELHAAHGYLLSQFFSPLYNRRRDEYGGSVENRARVCLEILSAIRETVGRDYPVLIKMNGQDYSRGGLVREESVQIAQLLAEVGIDAVEVSGGLLKSIKTSPSRPRIDQVEKEVYFREDARLFKKVLTIPLILVGGIRSFEVAEQLVADGEADYISMSRPLIREPELVSRWQAGDRRRAECTSDNLCFAPGFKGEGVYCVSREKETTQIS; encoded by the coding sequence ATGAAGAAATTGTTCGAGACCAGTCAGATCGGCGGGATGAACCTTGCCAACCGCTTTGTCCGCTCGGCAACATGGGAAGGGCTGGCGACCGCTGAAGGCGGAGTGACGCCAAGGCTGATTGAACGGATGACCCGCCTCGCCAGAGGCGGAGTCGGCTTGATCATCAGCAGTCATACCTACGTAAGGCCGGAAGGTCAGGCGACCCCCTGGCAACTGGGCATCTACAAGGACGAGCTCATTCCGGGCCTTTCGGAGATGGCTGGGGCCGTTCACAAGAACCGCGGACGAATCGTTCTGCAACTGGCCCATGCCGGAGCCTTTGCGGCTGAATCCGTGATCGACCGGCTTCCCCTTGCCGTATCGAATTATGAGGGCTTGGCCGATTCCCCGCGAAAACAAATTTCCCGACAGGACATAGAGGAACTTGTTGGCGCCTTTGCAGACGGCGCCCGCAGGGCGAAAGCGGCAGGTTTTGATGGCGTGGAGCTTCATGCCGCCCACGGATATCTCCTCAGCCAGTTCTTTTCCCCACTCTACAATCGACGCCGGGATGAATACGGCGGCAGCGTTGAAAACCGCGCCCGGGTCTGCCTGGAGATCCTCTCTGCTATCCGGGAAACCGTCGGCAGGGACTATCCCGTTTTGATCAAGATGAATGGGCAGGATTACAGCAGAGGCGGGCTGGTGCGGGAGGAATCCGTCCAGATCGCCCAGCTTCTCGCCGAAGTCGGGATCGATGCCGTGGAAGTCAGCGGGGGATTGCTCAAAAGTATCAAGACATCCCCCAGTCGACCGCGGATTGATCAAGTGGAAAAAGAAGTCTATTTCCGGGAAGACGCCCGGCTCTTTAAGAAGGTATTGACCATCCCCCTGATCCTCGTCGGGGGAATACGATCCTTCGAGGTTGCCGAACAGCTCGTGGCAGACGGGGAAGCCGACTACATCTCCATGAGCCGGCCCCTTATCCGGGAGCCCGAGCTGGTCAGCCGCTGGCAGGCCGGGGATCGTCGCAGAGCGGAATGCACCTCGGACAACCTGTGCTTTGCGCCGGGCTTTAAAGGCGAAGGTGTATATTGCGTTTCCCGGGAGAAGGAAACAACACAGATTTCGTGA
- a CDS encoding polysaccharide deacetylase family protein — MKVLQCWDDGVVSDVRLADLLRRQRAKATFCLNPGLYQDTRSFGWLAEGREIWRLGHAELKSVYDGFEICCHSMTHPYLTSLTSSQLDWEIKASKDLLEKIFSKHVSGFCYPFNDYNDSVLAAVRAAGYLWARGGKEEAHIFPPADPLAFSPSCHFLDPAFWGKYDRAKERSDVFFFWGHSYELHSEDMWIDFERRIEKISSDDAVEWSFVGDLFV; from the coding sequence ATGAAAGTTCTGCAATGCTGGGATGACGGTGTGGTCAGTGATGTACGCCTCGCCGATCTTCTGCGCCGTCAGAGGGCAAAGGCGACCTTCTGTCTTAATCCGGGGCTTTATCAGGATACGCGCTCTTTTGGGTGGCTCGCTGAGGGCAGAGAAATCTGGCGGCTTGGCCATGCGGAACTGAAGTCGGTTTATGATGGGTTCGAGATCTGTTGCCACTCCATGACCCATCCCTACCTGACTTCCCTGACGAGCAGCCAGCTGGACTGGGAAATCAAGGCCAGCAAGGATCTTCTGGAAAAAATATTTTCGAAACACGTTTCAGGATTCTGTTATCCCTTCAACGATTACAATGATTCGGTTCTTGCTGCCGTCCGCGCCGCCGGTTATCTCTGGGCGCGGGGCGGAAAAGAGGAGGCGCACATTTTCCCTCCGGCTGATCCCCTGGCGTTTTCCCCTTCCTGTCACTTCCTCGATCCGGCTTTCTGGGGGAAATACGACCGCGCAAAGGAGAGGTCGGATGTATTCTTCTTCTGGGGGCACAGCTATGAACTGCATTCGGAGGATATGTGGATCGATTTTGAACGGCGGATTGAGAAGATTTCTTCCGACGACGCCGTGGAATGGTCGTTCGTCGGAGATCTTTTCGTTTAA
- the rpsB gene encoding 30S ribosomal protein S2: MAIISMKSLLEAGVHFGHQTNKWNPKMKPYIFGARNNIYIIDLQQTVGLFQTAYNFVIDTVTEGGNLLFIGTKKQSQDSIRDEAGRCGMPFVNQRWLGGMLTNFVTIKKRIDRLNNLEQMFEDDSVRAFPKKEIMGLSKEKEKLSKVIGGISKMKSLPAAVFVVDPKRETIAVNEAKKLGIPIVAIVDTNCDPDDIDYIIPGNDDAIRAIKLFSSKFADAVLEGKRRYEEKIQAETDKESETVEQQLGENSESDVPESIETKEGVSAAANSDRDETEQSNVEEE, encoded by the coding sequence ATGGCGATCATTTCCATGAAGTCGTTACTGGAGGCGGGTGTTCATTTCGGGCATCAGACCAACAAATGGAACCCGAAGATGAAACCCTATATTTTCGGGGCGAGAAACAATATCTACATCATTGATCTTCAGCAGACGGTAGGCCTTTTTCAGACGGCCTATAATTTTGTGATCGATACCGTGACCGAAGGCGGAAATCTCCTGTTCATCGGTACAAAGAAACAGTCTCAGGATTCCATCCGTGACGAAGCCGGGCGGTGCGGCATGCCCTTCGTAAACCAACGTTGGCTGGGCGGCATGTTGACGAATTTCGTCACCATCAAAAAAAGGATCGACCGTTTGAACAACCTGGAACAGATGTTCGAGGACGACAGCGTGCGGGCCTTTCCGAAAAAGGAAATCATGGGGCTTTCGAAGGAAAAGGAAAAACTGTCGAAGGTGATCGGCGGCATTTCGAAGATGAAAAGCCTCCCCGCGGCGGTGTTTGTCGTCGATCCGAAACGGGAAACCATTGCCGTCAATGAAGCCAAAAAATTAGGGATCCCTATCGTCGCCATTGTCGATACCAATTGTGATCCCGACGACATCGATTATATCATTCCGGGAAATGATGACGCCATCCGGGCGATCAAGCTCTTTTCTTCAAAGTTTGCCGATGCGGTGCTGGAAGGAAAGCGACGGTATGAAGAAAAGATTCAGGCGGAAACGGATAAGGAATCTGAAACCGTCGAGCAGCAACTGGGAGAAAATTCTGAATCGGATGTTCCCGAGAGCATTGAAACTAAGGAAGGCGTTTCTGCCGCAGCGAATTCAGATCGGGATGAAACCGAGCAGTCAAATGTAGAGGAGGAATAA
- the tsf gene encoding translation elongation factor Ts, translated as MAITSEMVKELRTKTGAGMMDCKEALNSSNGDFDKAIDYLRKKGMSAATKRSSKAAKDGTIASYIHMGGKIGVMVELNCETDFVAKTDDFQTIARDLAMHVAASNPTYVRPDDVPADVLEREKEIYRSQALAEKKPEKIWDKIIEGKLNKYYEEVCLVKQKFIKNTDVTIETMINNLIAKTGENIIIRRFARFQLGEEIK; from the coding sequence GTGGCTATTACATCAGAAATGGTAAAGGAACTGAGAACAAAAACGGGGGCGGGCATGATGGACTGCAAGGAAGCCCTGAACTCGTCGAATGGTGATTTTGATAAGGCGATTGATTATCTGCGCAAGAAAGGGATGTCCGCGGCAACGAAACGCTCTTCCAAGGCGGCCAAGGATGGAACCATCGCCTCCTACATTCATATGGGGGGCAAAATCGGGGTCATGGTCGAACTGAACTGCGAGACGGACTTCGTCGCCAAGACGGATGATTTCCAGACGATCGCCAGGGATCTCGCCATGCACGTGGCTGCCTCCAACCCGACTTACGTGCGTCCGGACGATGTCCCGGCTGATGTCCTGGAAAGAGAAAAGGAAATCTATCGCAGCCAGGCCCTGGCGGAGAAGAAGCCGGAAAAGATCTGGGACAAGATCATCGAGGGAAAGCTCAACAAATATTACGAGGAAGTCTGTCTGGTCAAACAGAAATTCATCAAGAATACCGATGTGACCATTGAAACGATGATCAACAACCTGATCGCCAAAACGGGTGAAAATATCATCATCCGCCGCTTTGCCCGGTTCCAGCTTGGAGAGGAAATCAAGTAG
- the pyrH gene encoding UMP kinase yields MESMAYKRVLLKLSGEALMGNSRSGSIVDPGVVGAIAAEVLEIVGLGVSLGIVIGGGNIFRGVEASAEGMDRTSADYMGMLATVINSLALQSAFEGVGIATRVQTAIAMREIAEPFIQRRAMRHLEKGRVVIFAAGTGNPYFTTDTAAVLRAMEIKADVIMKATKVDGVYDKDPVKYSDAVMYERISYNDVLAKDLKVMDATAISLCRDNRLPVLVFNLQKAGNIVRGVSGIRIGTLVGD; encoded by the coding sequence TTGGAATCGATGGCATATAAAAGGGTTCTTTTGAAATTGAGCGGCGAAGCCCTGATGGGCAACTCCCGGAGCGGCAGTATTGTTGACCCGGGTGTGGTGGGCGCCATTGCCGCTGAAGTCCTGGAAATCGTCGGTCTGGGCGTTTCTCTCGGGATTGTGATCGGCGGCGGAAACATCTTCCGCGGTGTCGAAGCCAGTGCGGAGGGTATGGACCGGACCTCAGCGGATTATATGGGGATGCTGGCCACGGTGATCAACAGTCTCGCCCTGCAGAGCGCCTTCGAAGGGGTTGGAATTGCAACGCGGGTGCAGACGGCCATTGCCATGCGGGAAATCGCGGAACCCTTTATCCAGCGAAGAGCGATGAGGCACCTGGAAAAGGGGCGAGTCGTGATCTTTGCCGCAGGAACGGGCAATCCCTATTTCACGACCGATACGGCCGCTGTGCTGCGGGCGATGGAAATCAAAGCCGATGTCATCATGAAAGCCACCAAAGTGGATGGGGTTTATGACAAGGATCCGGTGAAGTATTCCGATGCCGTGATGTATGAAAGAATAAGTTATAATGATGTGTTGGCGAAGGATCTTAAAGTGATGGATGCAACCGCGATCTCTCTTTGCCGGGACAACCGGTTGCCGGTTCTTGTGTTCAATCTGCAGAAGGCCGGAAATATCGTTCGGGGGGTTTCCGGAATTCGCATAGGAACTCTTGTTGGAGATTAG
- the frr gene encoding ribosome recycling factor, producing the protein MKDIIFDELKQNMEKGLQALEKSFNKVRTGRASLSLLDGIKVDYYGTPTPLNQVATLSVPESRLILISPWDTSALNAVEKAIQKSDLGLVPNNDGKIIRISIPPLTEDRRKELVKVVRKMAEESKVKLRNARRDANEEFKTLKKGNDISEDQMHDYQEQVQKMTDSYIAKAEGILGEKEKEIMEI; encoded by the coding sequence ATGAAGGATATTATCTTTGATGAGCTGAAGCAGAATATGGAGAAAGGATTGCAGGCCCTGGAAAAGTCCTTTAACAAGGTTCGCACGGGCAGGGCTTCGTTATCACTGCTTGACGGGATCAAAGTGGATTACTACGGAACCCCGACGCCCCTCAACCAGGTGGCCACGCTTTCAGTCCCGGAAAGCCGTTTGATCCTGATTTCTCCCTGGGACACGAGCGCCCTGAATGCCGTCGAGAAGGCGATCCAGAAATCTGATCTTGGACTCGTGCCGAACAATGACGGCAAAATCATTCGCATTTCCATTCCTCCCCTGACGGAGGACAGGCGAAAGGAACTCGTCAAGGTCGTGCGCAAGATGGCGGAAGAAAGTAAGGTCAAGCTGAGAAACGCCAGGAGGGATGCCAACGAAGAATTCAAAACCCTGAAAAAGGGCAATGATATTTCCGAGGATCAGATGCATGATTATCAGGAGCAGGTCCAGAAGATGACGGACAGTTATATTGCGAAGGCTGAGGGGATTCTGGGGGAAAAAGAAAAGGAGATTATGGAGATCTAA
- a CDS encoding isoprenyl transferase — MDLDPKKIPRHIAIIMDGNGRWAEKHALGRIFGHKKGAEAVNVTVRACRELGIEYLTLYAFSSENWLRPKVEISALMSLLEEYLGSQLGEMMENGIRLRAIGDIEMLRDSVKKILFQVMEKTAANKAMTLTLALSYGGREEILRAVKNIVQDGLNGRIRTEDVNRELFTSYLYTAEMPDPDLLIRTSGEQRISNFYLWQMAYTEFHFTDVLWPDFGREDLVRAIADYQSRERRFGMTSEQVKDISSKS, encoded by the coding sequence ATGGATCTTGATCCCAAGAAAATACCGCGCCATATTGCGATCATCATGGACGGCAATGGTCGCTGGGCGGAAAAACATGCCCTTGGACGGATCTTCGGACATAAGAAGGGTGCTGAAGCTGTTAATGTCACGGTCAGAGCCTGCCGGGAACTTGGAATTGAATATCTGACGCTGTATGCCTTTTCTTCGGAAAACTGGCTCCGTCCCAAGGTGGAGATTTCCGCGCTCATGAGCCTTCTGGAAGAGTATCTCGGCAGTCAGCTTGGGGAGATGATGGAAAACGGGATCCGGCTGAGGGCAATCGGCGATATCGAGATGCTTCGGGATTCCGTAAAGAAGATTCTGTTTCAAGTCATGGAAAAGACGGCCGCCAACAAGGCCATGACTCTGACCCTGGCCCTCAGCTACGGGGGAAGGGAAGAAATCCTGAGGGCTGTAAAAAACATCGTGCAGGACGGCCTGAACGGAAGGATTCGGACTGAAGATGTTAACCGCGAACTTTTCACGAGCTATCTTTATACTGCCGAGATGCCGGATCCGGACCTTCTGATTCGAACCAGCGGAGAACAGCGCATCAGCAACTTCTACCTCTGGCAGATGGCCTATACCGAGTTCCATTTTACGGATGTGTTGTGGCCGGATTTTGGTCGGGAGGATCTTGTGCGAGCGATCGCCGATTACCAGTCCCGGGAGAGGCGGTTCGGAATGACGAGCGAGCAGGTTAAAGATATTTCGAGTAAGTCATGA
- a CDS encoding phosphatidate cytidylyltransferase produces the protein MTPHVQRWITGIIAAPVVLALTYFCSEALFSGVMVAIILVAAFEYNALIFGKGFFWEKLEVLCSALLLPVAAYLGGEELLFAVLTLSVLIISLDSLSRAKTDEISLVPVSKVLFGLVYIPLMLSYFILLRKTENGVLWIFFILVLPISGDIAAFYFGRTLGKHKLYPRISPGKTVEGAIGSMAGSVVAVLLYSTFVLASMPILHALLLAVVGNCIAQLGDLFESMIKRAVGVKDSGRIMPGHGGILDRLDCLIFLVPFVYYYRIYWIP, from the coding sequence ATGACACCGCACGTTCAGAGATGGATAACGGGGATCATCGCAGCTCCCGTAGTCTTGGCCTTGACTTATTTTTGTTCCGAGGCGCTTTTTTCCGGGGTGATGGTTGCGATCATTCTGGTGGCGGCTTTTGAGTATAATGCCCTGATCTTCGGAAAGGGATTTTTCTGGGAAAAGTTGGAAGTTCTCTGCAGTGCGCTTCTTCTTCCCGTTGCAGCCTATCTTGGCGGGGAAGAGCTGCTCTTCGCTGTTTTGACCTTGTCCGTCCTGATCATTTCTCTGGACTCCCTGTCGCGCGCAAAAACGGACGAAATTTCCCTCGTTCCCGTCAGTAAAGTCTTATTCGGCCTTGTTTATATCCCTCTAATGCTCTCCTACTTCATCCTTCTTCGAAAGACGGAAAACGGTGTCTTATGGATTTTCTTTATCCTCGTGCTGCCGATTTCCGGCGATATCGCCGCGTTTTATTTCGGCCGGACCCTGGGAAAGCATAAACTTTACCCACGGATAAGTCCTGGAAAGACCGTGGAAGGCGCCATCGGTTCGATGGCCGGAAGTGTCGTGGCCGTTTTGCTCTACTCCACCTTTGTTCTGGCTTCTATGCCGATTCTCCATGCCCTTTTGCTGGCGGTCGTTGGAAACTGTATAGCTCAACTGGGCGATCTCTTTGAATCCATGATTAAAAGGGCGGTCGGTGTCAAGGACTCCGGGAGGATCATGCCGGGGCATGGCGGAATCCTGGACCGGCTGGATTGTTTGATCTTTCTCGTCCCATTCGTTTATTATTATCGCATCTATTGGATTCCATGA
- a CDS encoding 1-deoxy-D-xylulose-5-phosphate reductoisomerase: MKKISILGSTGSIGRNSLEVIRRNPEKFRIVALAAGRNISELKRQIEEFQPLAVSVIDESHARELKKELPTSAGVDILYGPEGYRQVAGLPDAEMVISAMVGASGLMPTLAALEAGKNVALANKETLVMAGQLVLEMAKGRGANLLPVDSEHSAIFQCLSGQRSQGIRRIYLTASGGPFFRFSKERLEKVKPEDALKHPNWSMGNKITVDSATMMNKGLEVIEAKWLFGVDIDQIQVCIHPQSIVHSMVEFIDGSVLAQLGIPDMKIPIAYALSFPERLDYPELSLDLFKAGPLEFFPPDPERFPALALACEAARQGGTMPAVLNAANEIAVEAFLAESLPFLNIAQLVEEVMAAHSSKGSPNIEDILEADAWARRESQKLLKCMRD, from the coding sequence ATGAAAAAGATATCGATTCTGGGTTCTACGGGCTCCATCGGTCGAAATTCTCTCGAAGTGATTCGCAGAAATCCGGAAAAGTTCAGAATTGTCGCCTTGGCGGCCGGAAGGAATATTTCCGAACTGAAGCGGCAGATCGAGGAGTTCCAGCCCTTGGCCGTATCCGTCATCGATGAAAGCCACGCCCGGGAACTGAAAAAGGAACTCCCTACATCGGCTGGGGTGGACATTCTCTACGGTCCGGAAGGCTATCGCCAGGTCGCGGGCCTGCCGGATGCCGAGATGGTGATCTCGGCCATGGTGGGAGCTTCAGGTCTTATGCCGACCCTGGCGGCTCTTGAGGCGGGGAAGAATGTTGCGCTGGCCAATAAGGAAACGCTGGTCATGGCGGGGCAACTCGTTCTTGAGATGGCAAAGGGCAGGGGGGCAAATCTTTTGCCCGTGGACAGCGAGCACAGCGCCATTTTCCAATGTCTTTCCGGTCAAAGGTCTCAAGGGATAAGACGCATCTATCTGACGGCATCGGGTGGACCATTTTTTCGATTTTCCAAAGAACGCCTGGAAAAGGTGAAACCGGAAGACGCCCTGAAACACCCGAACTGGAGTATGGGGAACAAAATCACCGTTGATTCGGCAACGATGATGAACAAGGGGCTTGAAGTTATCGAGGCAAAATGGCTTTTTGGCGTCGATATCGATCAGATCCAGGTCTGCATTCATCCGCAGAGCATTGTTCATTCCATGGTGGAATTTATTGACGGTTCCGTACTGGCGCAACTGGGCATCCCGGATATGAAAATTCCGATTGCCTATGCCCTCTCTTTCCCGGAACGGCTGGATTATCCTGAACTGTCCCTGGATCTTTTCAAAGCCGGCCCGCTGGAATTTTTCCCTCCGGATCCTGAACGGTTCCCTGCTCTTGCGCTGGCCTGCGAAGCCGCGAGGCAAGGCGGGACCATGCCTGCCGTCCTGAATGCGGCCAATGAGATCGCCGTTGAGGCGTTCCTTGCCGAGAGCCTGCCTTTTCTGAATATCGCCCAACTTGTCGAAGAGGTCATGGCAGCCCATTCATCAAAGGGCTCACCGAATATAGAAGACATCCTGGAAGCGGATGCGTGGGCGCGGAGAGAATCACAAAAACTTCTTAAATGCATGAGGGATTAA
- the rseP gene encoding RIP metalloprotease RseP has translation MIGVSILSVIILLGVLIFVHELGHFLAAKYSGVGVLKFSLGFGPKIIGRKRGETEYLLSLIPLGGYVKLLGESPDDQLSEEDEKRSFLKQPVWKRILIVAAGPLFNIFFAILLFTLIYMTGVPVLSAKVGGVEKGSVAYQAGILKDDQILAVNGKAISQWEELAEAIGKSRGKPLKLKIERNRTVLEVTLVPQLMKAKNIFEENVEKYRIGISASSYILFERKGPIGAFWMSLKQTWTISKLTLVGIVKMIEGVISPKNLGGPILIAQIAGAQVKEGITPFLMFMGLLSINLAILNLLPIPVLDGGHLLFFIVEAIIGREINLHWREIAQQVGLVILILLMAFAFAMDIGRLNIGFINDLLKMIGR, from the coding sequence ATGATCGGAGTAAGCATACTATCCGTTATAATACTGCTGGGCGTCCTCATATTCGTGCACGAACTGGGGCATTTCCTGGCGGCAAAATATTCCGGGGTCGGCGTCCTCAAGTTTTCTCTGGGGTTTGGTCCGAAGATCATCGGCCGGAAGAGAGGGGAAACGGAATATCTCCTTTCCCTCATTCCTCTGGGGGGCTATGTCAAGCTTCTCGGGGAATCTCCCGATGATCAGCTCTCTGAGGAGGATGAGAAAAGGTCCTTCCTGAAGCAGCCTGTATGGAAACGGATTCTCATCGTCGCCGCGGGACCGCTTTTCAATATCTTCTTTGCCATTCTCCTTTTTACTCTTATCTATATGACGGGAGTTCCTGTTCTTTCGGCCAAAGTGGGGGGCGTTGAAAAAGGGAGCGTTGCCTATCAGGCGGGGATTCTCAAGGATGATCAGATCCTGGCCGTCAATGGAAAAGCGATCTCCCAGTGGGAGGAGTTGGCTGAGGCCATCGGAAAGAGCCGGGGAAAGCCTCTGAAACTGAAGATTGAGCGGAACCGGACCGTCCTGGAAGTGACGCTCGTCCCGCAATTGATGAAGGCGAAGAATATCTTCGAGGAGAATGTGGAAAAGTATCGGATCGGAATCAGCGCTTCCTCTTATATCCTCTTTGAAAGAAAGGGTCCCATTGGCGCCTTCTGGATGAGCCTGAAGCAGACCTGGACGATCTCGAAGCTGACCCTGGTAGGCATTGTAAAAATGATCGAAGGGGTGATTTCTCCGAAAAATCTCGGAGGTCCGATCCTGATCGCCCAGATTGCCGGCGCCCAGGTGAAGGAGGGGATCACACCCTTTCTGATGTTTATGGGGCTCCTCAGCATCAATCTGGCCATTCTGAATCTTCTGCCCATTCCCGTTCTGGATGGCGGCCATCTCTTATTCTTTATTGTGGAGGCGATTATAGGACGAGAGATCAACCTCCACTGGCGGGAAATAGCCCAGCAGGTGGGGCTGGTGATTCTTATCCTCTTGATGGCTTTTGCCTTTGCAATGGACATTGGCCGCTTGAATATCGGATTTATCAATGATTTACTGAAAATGATCGGCAGGTAA
- the tsaB gene encoding tRNA (adenosine(37)-N6)-threonylcarbamoyltransferase complex dimerization subunit type 1 TsaB, with protein sequence MITLALDTSAKTVGIALLEDENILVESFYNLGVNSSVLLLPAIEDVFGKAGLDVERVDLLACTVGPGSFTGLRIGLGTLKGLALATGKPIVGVSTLEALAFNGIHASGWICPMMDAQKKQIYTAIYTSEPDCSLRRIGEERLVDLDAFLPLISEKALFIGDGAMKYRDRIAEFLTDRSSFAAPHLHAVRASAVGLLARRNFARGEILDLMTFTPRYLRLSEAEVKLLQKNAEEDEQRNPIR encoded by the coding sequence ATGATTACGCTTGCACTGGACACATCGGCAAAGACCGTTGGAATTGCGCTTCTGGAAGATGAGAACATTCTTGTGGAGAGTTTCTATAATCTTGGCGTCAATTCTTCCGTTCTATTGTTGCCGGCCATCGAAGACGTGTTCGGGAAGGCGGGACTGGATGTGGAGCGCGTCGATCTTTTGGCCTGTACCGTGGGGCCGGGTTCGTTCACCGGCTTGAGAATCGGCCTGGGCACGTTGAAAGGGCTGGCTTTGGCGACAGGCAAGCCCATTGTAGGGGTTTCCACTCTGGAAGCCCTCGCCTTCAACGGCATCCATGCCTCCGGATGGATCTGTCCCATGATGGATGCGCAGAAAAAGCAGATTTATACCGCGATTTACACATCCGAACCCGATTGTTCTCTAAGAAGGATCGGCGAGGAGAGACTGGTCGATCTGGATGCATTTTTGCCCCTGATCTCGGAAAAGGCCCTGTTCATCGGTGATGGGGCGATGAAATACCGGGACCGGATTGCGGAATTTCTTACGGACCGATCCTCTTTTGCCGCGCCGCACCTTCATGCCGTCCGGGCATCCGCTGTGGGGCTGCTTGCCAGAAGAAACTTCGCCCGAGGGGAGATCCTCGATCTTATGACTTTTACGCCCCGCTATCTCCGTCTTTCTGAAGCGGAGGTAAAACTTCTTCAAAAAAATGCTGAAGAGGACGAACAAAGGAATCCCATAAGATGA